In the Neisseria sp. KEM232 genome, CTGTACTGTCTTCGGCTTGCTGCCTTGTATCTTTTTTATTTTGACTCACTATAACGGAATGAGTTTGTTCGGATTTGCCCGACGGCGCTTTCAGACGGCCTCTGCCGCGCCATACAAAAAGGCCGTCTGAAAACGCCTTGTGCATTTTCAGACGGCCTTTTGCGCGCCGCTGCGGCAGTCAGGAAAAATCAAACAAATCGGGCTGCGCCGTTTCGCCGGTCACACGCACGTCGGCCTCGCCCTCGGCAAAGGTGATGTGCAGCGTCTGCCCCTGTTTGAGCAATGCGGCGTCGCGTACGACCTGGCCGCGCCCGTTTTTCACCACGGAAAAACCGCGTGCCAGAATGTGCTGCGGCGACACGGCCTCCAACAGCGCGGCCTGTTTTTCCAAACGCTGCCGTTTCGCCGCCGACAGCAGGGCGAAGTTGCGCGACAAGGCCGTCTGAAAAGCGTTCAGACGGCCTTTTGCCGCCGCCGCGTCGGGGCGGGCGTGTTGCAGCAGCAGGCTCTGCCGCGCCAGCGTTTCCCTTTGCAGGCGCAGATTGGCGAGCATGGCGGCGGACAGCCTTTGCGCGAGGACGGCGGTTTGCCCGCGCTGCGCGTCGAGCTTCTGGCGCGGGTGGCGGATTTGGCGGGCAAACCAGTCGACGCGCTGGCTGGCATCGTGGTAACGCTGCGTCAGCGCATCTTTCAGACGGCCTTCGGCCTGCGCCAGCTTGTGCAGCAGCTCGGTGCGGTTGGGCGACACCAGCTCGGCGGCGGCGGTGGGCGTGGGCGCGCGCACGTCGGCGGCAAAGTCGGTGAGGGTGAAATCGGTTTCGTGGCCGACGCCGCTGACCACGGGAATGCGGCAGGCGGCGACGGCGCGGACGACGGCTTCTTCGTTAAACGACCACAAATCCTCAATGCTGCCGCCGCCCCGGCAGACGATTAGCACGTCGCATTCGCCGCGCTCCGATGCCGCGTTTACGGCACGGGCAAGCTGCGCCGCGCTGTCCGCGCCCTGCACGGCGGCGGGATAAAGGATAACGGGAATGTCGGGCGCGCGGCGGCGCAGGGTGGTGAGCACGTCGCGCAGGGCGGCGGCGGCGGGGCTGGTGACGATGCCGATGCGCTGCGGATGCGCGGGCAGCGGCCGCTTGTTTGCTGCGGCGAACAAGCCTTCGGCCTGCAAGGCGGCTTTCAGTTTTTCGTAGGCTTCGTAGAGCCGCCCCAAGCCTTTGAGGCGCAAATCGTTCACCGTAATCTGAAATTCGCCGCGCGCCTCGTAAATGGAAATGCGGCCGCTCACTTCGACATGGTCGCCCTCTTTCAGGGCGGCAAACCGCTGCGCCGTGCCCTTGAACATGGCGCAGCGCACTTGGGCGCGGCTGTCTTTGAGCGAGAAATAATAATGCCCGCTGGCGGCGCGGGTGAGGTTGGACACTTCGCCCGCCACCCACAGGCCGGAAAGATTGTCTTCCAGCAGCATTCTGGCGGCGGCGTTGAGTTCGGAAACGGACAGGGCGGCGGACGCGAACAAATCGGACATGGCTTCGGGCGGCGGCAAAAGCGGCGCATTATACGGGAAAACGGCAGGCGGCTATAATGCGCGGCCTGACCCCGGTTTTTCAGACGGCCTCATTATGTTTTTTCCCACGGAGAACAAGCACCATGAAACCCCGCCTTTCCGCCCTGCTCTGCGCCCTCGTCTGCCTGCCCGCCTTTGCCGCACCGCAGGAAAAAACCGTTTCCTCCGAATGCCACACCGTGATGCGCGATGCCGTGCTGCTGCAAAGCGCCTTCATCTTCTGCCCGCAAGAAGTGTCGGCGGCAGCGGGCGGTATCGGCAAGCTGGCAGACATCTACAAGCAGCTCGACACGCCGGTGAGAGCCTGCGAGCAAAAATACGGCCGCCTGTCCGAGCAAAACGATATCGTCGGCAGCATCCCCGGCCTCATCGATCTGCTCGACCCGGTGAAAATGGCCGACATGAAAGCGCCAAGCCCCGCCCTGCAAAAAAAAGCCGCCGCCTATCGCGCCGCGCAGAATGCGGAAATCGTCCGCGTTATCAGCCGACGCAAATAAAGACAGAGGCCGTCTGAAATATGCGTTCGGAAACGTCATTCCCGCGAAGGCGGGAACGGCCTCATCCTGTTTTTTACCCAAGAGAACAAGCACCATGAAACCCCGCCTTGCCGCCCTGCTCTGCGCCCTCGTCTGCCTGCCCG is a window encoding:
- the xseA gene encoding exodeoxyribonuclease VII large subunit, translated to MSDLFASAALSVSELNAAARMLLEDNLSGLWVAGEVSNLTRAASGHYYFSLKDSRAQVRCAMFKGTAQRFAALKEGDHVEVSGRISIYEARGEFQITVNDLRLKGLGRLYEAYEKLKAALQAEGLFAAANKRPLPAHPQRIGIVTSPAAAALRDVLTTLRRRAPDIPVILYPAAVQGADSAAQLARAVNAASERGECDVLIVCRGGGSIEDLWSFNEEAVVRAVAACRIPVVSGVGHETDFTLTDFAADVRAPTPTAAAELVSPNRTELLHKLAQAEGRLKDALTQRYHDASQRVDWFARQIRHPRQKLDAQRGQTAVLAQRLSAAMLANLRLQRETLARQSLLLQHARPDAAAAKGRLNAFQTALSRNFALLSAAKRQRLEKQAALLEAVSPQHILARGFSVVKNGRGQVVRDAALLKQGQTLHITFAEGEADVRVTGETAQPDLFDFS